The following proteins are encoded in a genomic region of Candidatus Flexicrinis proximus:
- a CDS encoding helix-turn-helix domain-containing protein, whose product MPIGEATKAARVPFTRIPDAVLLDEHLTPIQFRIYVVIARRADRESASAFPSYNTIAQDANISRRSAINGVKALVKAGYLAKRPQESGQGDATSNLYTISGEGSEIFALRSVPSGKVVQSLHYVSPGIEPKAVQNLHHGSAENAPQVVQNLHQGSANAAPELDSKNKKKSNKTQENRIAPAHTHEASAAAAAAADPELQALFADFQENIGALTAMAKQVIGELVAEHSTDQIRKAIQEAVIYEKRSLAYVRRVLHAWKRDVQAAERIVFSKPSCSTSKSEPATEINSVSDLCWPPSDLDKDLPTASDTNDPAMVAWNAISDRLLQLGRLTRLVTPVGLVGHVLTVRVSDERTYSVLTDTQRHLVAHAVQSVLGEKALLHVELVGRKTSAA is encoded by the coding sequence ATGCCGATTGGCGAAGCGACGAAAGCCGCACGCGTCCCGTTCACACGCATCCCCGATGCCGTGCTTCTCGATGAGCATCTGACGCCGATCCAGTTTCGCATCTATGTCGTGATCGCACGCCGCGCCGATCGCGAAAGCGCGTCGGCATTCCCCAGCTACAACACCATCGCACAGGATGCCAACATTAGCCGCAGATCGGCGATCAATGGCGTCAAGGCACTGGTCAAAGCGGGGTATTTGGCCAAGCGTCCGCAGGAAAGCGGGCAGGGCGATGCGACCAGCAACCTGTACACGATCAGCGGTGAGGGTAGTGAAATCTTTGCACTACGTAGTGTTCCGAGCGGAAAGGTAGTGCAAAGTTTGCACTACGTCAGCCCAGGAATTGAGCCGAAGGCAGTGCAGAATTTGCACCACGGTAGTGCAGAAAATGCACCACAGGTAGTGCAGAATTTGCACCAGGGTAGTGCAAACGCTGCACCCGAACTAGATTCAAAGAACAAGAAGAAGAGTAATAAGACTCAAGAGAACCGAATCGCGCCCGCGCATACGCACGAGGCTTCCGCAGCCGCAGCCGCCGCTGCCGATCCCGAACTTCAAGCGCTTTTTGCCGATTTTCAAGAAAACATCGGTGCACTGACGGCGATGGCGAAACAGGTAATCGGGGAGCTCGTGGCAGAGCACAGTACCGACCAGATCCGCAAGGCGATCCAGGAGGCCGTGATCTACGAGAAGCGCAGCCTCGCATACGTCCGGCGCGTCCTGCACGCCTGGAAGCGCGATGTCCAGGCAGCAGAACGGATAGTCTTCTCGAAGCCAAGCTGTTCGACTTCAAAGTCAGAACCTGCCACAGAGATAAACTCCGTATCGGATTTGTGCTGGCCGCCGTCAGATCTGGACAAGGACTTACCCACAGCGTCCGACACAAACGATCCCGCGATGGTCGCCTGGAATGCGATCAGCGATAGGCTGCTGCAGCTTGGCCGCTTGACGCGCCTAGTGACGCCAGTCGGCCTCGTCGGTCATGTGCTGACGGTGAGGGTTTCGGACGAGCGAACATACTCGGTGCTGACTGATACCCAGCGCCATTTAGTGGCACATGCCGTGCAGAGTGTTTTGGGCGAAAAAGCGTTGCTGCATGTTGAGTTGGTCGGGCGGAAAACAAGTGCGGCGTGA
- a CDS encoding cobalamin-dependent protein (Presence of a B(12) (cobalamin)-binding domain implies dependence on cobalamin itself, in one of its several forms, or in some unusual lineages, dependence on a cobalamin-like analog.): MAKIEPLGLEIIGASVPHHDVELLDMEMDTNLEGALRRFNPDIVGVSAQVVQTYTAQHVLETAKKANPNTLTIVGGHHATLCPHEFDAPFIDVVVIGEGVPAFRELVSRWEQRQEKNFDDIPGLGLRRAGAFYLTGPRPLPTSLDHMPQPNRALTQKYRSRYFYLFENSVASIQTSLGCTFPCNFCSCQHFTKRHFITRSPELIVEDLKTIKEDFIMFCDDHTFIDVKRMERLYELIKAAGIRKRYFAYTRADCVVNNPEVFTKWASIGLVMVMTGLEAIDDKRIKEVNKRTSVQTNEAAIEILAKNGIVLSAGFLIMPDYTEEDFRRIDAYVRRHRNIALTELTPLTPLPGTGFHQEMKDKVTTHNREVYDLAHFVLPTTNLPPEKMYRLIQKYYVRIVLRAVWRLKLYRPQYLLKPHIPRLVFGAIRVARMMYRTHQEAHAAPDSGRYS, encoded by the coding sequence TTGGCGAAGATTGAGCCGCTTGGATTGGAGATTATTGGGGCGTCTGTCCCGCATCACGATGTCGAACTGCTCGATATGGAGATGGACACTAATCTGGAAGGCGCACTGCGGCGATTTAACCCTGACATTGTCGGCGTGAGCGCGCAGGTTGTGCAAACCTACACCGCGCAGCATGTATTAGAGACTGCCAAAAAAGCCAATCCGAACACGCTGACGATCGTCGGTGGGCACCATGCGACGCTGTGCCCGCACGAATTCGATGCTCCCTTTATTGACGTAGTGGTCATCGGTGAGGGTGTACCAGCGTTCCGCGAGCTTGTTTCGCGATGGGAACAGCGGCAAGAGAAGAACTTCGACGATATTCCCGGTCTGGGCCTGCGGCGTGCAGGGGCGTTCTATCTCACCGGGCCGCGTCCACTGCCCACCAGCCTTGATCATATGCCACAGCCTAATCGGGCGCTGACGCAGAAGTATCGCTCGCGCTATTTCTATCTGTTCGAAAATTCGGTTGCATCGATCCAGACCTCGTTAGGATGCACGTTCCCTTGCAACTTCTGTTCGTGCCAGCATTTCACGAAGCGTCACTTCATCACGCGCTCCCCCGAGTTGATCGTTGAGGATCTCAAAACGATCAAGGAAGACTTCATCATGTTCTGTGATGATCACACGTTCATTGACGTGAAACGCATGGAGCGATTGTATGAATTGATCAAAGCCGCAGGGATCCGCAAGCGTTACTTTGCCTATACACGCGCAGACTGCGTCGTAAACAACCCGGAGGTGTTTACGAAGTGGGCAAGCATCGGGTTGGTCATGGTTATGACAGGACTTGAGGCGATCGACGATAAGCGCATTAAAGAAGTCAACAAAAGGACCAGCGTCCAAACTAATGAGGCAGCGATCGAAATTCTCGCCAAGAACGGTATCGTGCTGAGTGCGGGGTTCTTGATCATGCCGGACTACACCGAAGAAGACTTCCGGCGTATCGACGCCTATGTCCGCCGCCATCGCAACATCGCACTGACCGAGCTAACGCCGCTTACGCCGCTGCCTGGAACAGGTTTTCACCAGGAGATGAAAGATAAGGTCACGACGCATAACCGCGAAGTCTACGATCTGGCACACTTCGTTCTTCCGACGACCAATCTTCCACCGGAAAAGATGTACCGGCTAATCCAGAAATACTACGTCCGAATAGTCCTGCGTGCGGTGTGGCGGCTCAAACTGTACCGTCCCCAGTATCTTTTAAAACCACATATTCCGAGACTCGTTTTTGGCGCGATTCGCGTAGCTCGGATGATGTATCGCACGCACCAAGAGGCGCATGCTGCGCCGGATTCAGGGCGTTACTCGTGA